In Dioscorea cayenensis subsp. rotundata cultivar TDr96_F1 chromosome 13, TDr96_F1_v2_PseudoChromosome.rev07_lg8_w22 25.fasta, whole genome shotgun sequence, the sequence CAAAGATGCAATCCAGAGGATCTGCGATCATCTCACTGCCCTGGCTGCTCTGTATTCCAAAGGTAAGAAGTTTTAATAACTGttctaaaaaaatgaagttAAACATGTTAGGCAGGATCAGAGAGTGAAATACTTACGATGATTTGCTTGGGCTGCTCCTTTGCGGTggagtttttataattttcgaCTTTACTGTATTGGAACTTTTGAACATCATTTCCCTCTACATACATGTTCCGGAACCGCCATAATGTGAAAGCACGATCAGGATTCACGTCATTGAATACCTCCTCTGGGTACATATGTTTACTCAAAAGTTTCACACATGATGGATTATACATATGCCTCTTCATGATTCTGCCAAAAATGCCATGCATTTAATCCAATATACAATTCTTTCAGCAAATCTACCGAATTGAACATTCGAACATAAATGTAACACATAGAAATTCAATCTTTCTTGTGATAATACTTCCAAATATTCAgtagaaaataaatcatagtttAAATCAGGACTGGAGTTATAGAGTtactaaaagaaatagaagaaaatcaCAAAGATAACCAAAAATTTCCAGAATATCAGAGAGGTGCTGCCATTACATATATGTCAGTGCATAGATAGAGAAATCTAAGTGTGCCACATGGTGCATTGGAGAGCTCTATTCAAGGGCACATTTGCAAATGGTGTTGCACAATGCAAGAATGTATATACATGTAATTGAGAAGTAGAACCTACATGCCTGCCAAACCCAACTTCATGTGATCCCAATCACGTCCTAGAATTTTATCCACGCAAGCATCCAATGAATGATTAAACCTCCACATTCCTGCTAGCATACCAGACCCGGCACCATTTACAGAATTATTTGCTAGTACCTATCACAACCTAGAGAATACC encodes:
- the LOC120274438 gene encoding uncharacterized protein LOC120274438; translated protein: MLAGMWRFNHSLDACVDKILGRDWDHMKLGLAGIIMKRHMYNPSCVKLLSKHMYPEEVFNDVNPDRAFTLWRFRNMYVEGNDVQKFQYSKVENYKNSTAKEQPKQIISSQGSEMIADPLDCIFGDLESGKEISHSNNVSKRSRRRLRGHKRAHRHYHHHHREANQM